The Apium graveolens cultivar Ventura chromosome 6, ASM990537v1, whole genome shotgun sequence genome contains a region encoding:
- the LOC141664208 gene encoding uncharacterized protein LOC141664208: MHKCSPPFKDQNAHVASVKNILGSHASYLMSGKELSKIVAFVKGTQFDLLEFLQRERYGSAHLDNFASGLELIGQKGSHHNDLDDDFGRIYHVYVCRLYFSLDENRICDGRFSIFFK; the protein is encoded by the exons ATGCACAAATGCAGCCCTCCTTTTAAAGATCAGAATGCGCATGTTGCTTCTGTTAAAAATATTCTTGGAAGTCATGCTAGTTATTTAATGTCTGGGAAAGAACTTTCCAAGATTGTTGCATTTGTGAAAGGCACCCAGTTTGATCTATTG GAGTTCCTTCAGCGAGAACGATATGGAAGTGCTCATTTGGATAATTTTGCTTCAGGACTTGAATTAATTGGTCAGAAG GGATCACATCATAATGATCTGGATGACGACTTTGGAAGAATTTATCATGTCTATGTTTGTAGATTGTACTTTTCATTAGATGAAAATAGAATATGTGATGGTCGTTttagtattttttttaaatga